GCCGAGAGTCTCGCCTCCAGCTGCTCGTCCGTCGGCGGCGGCACCACCCCCGCCACCAGGTCCATCGCGTTGTCCACTAGCACGCCCGTCGGCTCCCCCTTCGCGTCCCTCAGGATGCGGCCTCCCGCCGGATCCCTCGTCTCGCGCGTGATGCCCGCACGCCGCAGCGCCTCCCCGTTCACCCACGCCGCGTGATGGTCCACCCGCGTCAGGTACACCGGCGTCCGCGGAAAGCGCGCGTCCAGCTCCGAGCGTCCCGGAAAGCTCTTGCCCGGCCACCCGTTCTGGTCCCATCCCTTTCCCACCAGCCAGTCCCCCTGGAAGCTCGTGGACGGTGCATCCCCCAGACGCTGGATGACCTCGTCCACCGAGCGCGCTCCCTCCAGCCTCGCCACCGTCAGGCTCCACCCCAGTCCCGCCAGGTGCGCGTGCGCGTCCACCAGCCCCGGCACCACCACCGCGCTCCCGTAGTCGACGATCCGCGCCCCCTCGCCCGCCGCCTTCAGCACCTCCGCCTTCGTCCCCACCGCCAACAGCCGCCCCTCGCGCACCGCCAACGCCTGCGCCTCCGGCCTCCTCGCATCCAGCGTCCGGATCCGGCGTGCCACGTAGACTGTCGTCTCCACTCGCGCTCCCTCGGGCGCCCTCCGGGCGCACCCCAGCCCCAACGCCAGCACCAGCATCCCCAGGAGGACGCCCCGTGCCGCACCGCGGGCCCGTGTTCCGTGTTCGTGTTGGACCATCCGCGCCTCTAGCTAGCCGAGTGTCCCGGCCATTGCATCGAGCATCTGGGGCCCAACCGCCCTCGGTGCGGCTCTCGCACGGGCTCACCGCTGTGGAGGGATTCCCCCGTCCGGCTCGGTGATCGGTCCCGCGGGCCCCGGCGGCTCCGCGGGCACGTTCTGCACCTCCTCCCGCTGTGCCGCGTCATCGAGCGGCTCCCGGTTCTCCGTCCCAGGTGGCTGGGTCGTCCGGCAGGCCAGGAAGCCAACGAGCACTCCCATCCCCATCAGCAGCGCACGGCGCATGGGCACCTCCTCCATACCAACGCGTTCCCGCCCACCGTAGGGAGCCCCTCCTTCCACCGCAACGCGCTCTCCCTCCCTCCGTCCGCCAGCGGATTCACCCACTCCGCCGGGCACCCTCCCCATCGCCCCCCTCCCCTCCCACCGAGCCTCTCCCTCCCTCCTCCACGCTCGCCACCTCGGCCCCATCCTTCCAGGCAGGAGGTCTCATGCTCGACGTCGTCGACATCGGTGATCGCTCCCTCGCGTCCTACCGCGGCGTCGCTCCCGACGAGCAGCTCGACGAGCTCGCCCGCGTCGCCCGCGAACTGCGCGGCGCCCGCATCCTCCACCTCAACGCCACCGCCTATGGAGGTGGCGTCTCGGAGATCCTCCGCTCCAGCGTTCCCCTCCTCCGCGCTCTCGGCCTCCAGGCCGAGTGGAAGATCATCCGCGGCGACGACGCCTTCTTTCAAATCACCAAGCGCCTTCACAACGGCCTGCAGGGCGCCCCCGGCGAGCTCTCCGACACCGAGAAGGCCGTCTACCTCGGCAACGCCCAGCTCAACGCACCCCACCTCTCCGAGGGCTACGACTTCGTCATCGTCCACGACCCCCAGCCCGCCGCCATCCCCGGCCTCGTCCACCACCGCGGCCCCAAGTGGATCTGGCGCTGCCACATCGACACCTCCCACCCCAACCCCGCCATCTGGGACTTCCTCCTGCCCTACCTCGGCTCCTACGACGCCGCCGTCTTCACCCTCCAGAGCTTCATCCCTCCCCGCTTCCCCGTCCGCCGCGTCGCCATCATCCCTCCCGCCATCGACCCCCTCAGCCCCAAGAACCTCTCCCTCCCCGAAGACCTCGCCCGCCACATCCTCGAGTGGATCGGCGTCCGCATCAGCCACCCCCTCGTCACCCAGGTCAGCCGCTTCGACAAGTGGAAGGATCCCCTCGGCGTCGTCGCCGCCTACCGCCTCGTCCGCCAACGCATCCCCCGCCTCCAGCTCGCCCTCCTCAGCTCCATGGCCCAGGACGACCCCGAGGCCTGGGACATCTACGAGAAGGTCCGCGCCGAGACCGCCGACGACCACCTCATCCATGTCTTCACCAACCTCGTCGGCGTGGGCAACGTCGAGGTCAATGCCTTCCAGTCCCTCTCCGATGTCGTCATCCAGAAGTCCCTGCGCGAGGGCTTCGGGCTCGTCGTCTCCGAGGCCCTCTGGAAGGGCACCCCCGTCGTCGCCGGACGGGTTGGCGGCATTCCCATGCAGATGCCCCCGGGCACCGGCGGCATCCTCGTGGACAGTGTCGAGGAGTGCGCCGATGCCCTCCTTCATCTCCTGCGTCACCCCCAGGAGGCTCATGCGCTCGGCGCGCGCGGACGGGAGCGCGTCCGGCAGCACTTCCTCATGCCCCGGCTCGTGCTCGATGAGTTGCTTCTGTTGGAGGCGCTCGCACAGGAACGGCCCGTGGGTGATGCTTCGCGAGAGATCGTGGTGGAGTCACCGCTGGCCAGCGAGGTGGGGCACTGAGACGGGGGATGACCCTCACCCCAGCCCTCTCCCAGAGGGAGAGGGGGCTGCGGAGCGCTGCTGTGTAGCACAGCGGACCCCTCGGCTCCCCGCGCAGTGCACGGCTGGATGGATGCCCTCCAAGGTGGGGTGACTTTGCTCGGGCTGGTGGTCAGTGGTTCCGCTGGTTCTCAGAGGTGGAGCACGAGGACGGATACCCTCACCCCGTCCCTCTCCCAGAGGGAGAGGGGTTGGGGCCGCGGTGTTGGGGCCGCGGTACAAGGAAGTGGGGTTCGCGATGCTCGGGGCGTTCGGGCGATTGGCCGTGGTGGCCCTGGCGCTGGGGGTGATTCTGCTCGGCCAGGCGGACGGACATGCGGATTCCCCGTCGCCCCCCACCGTCTCCCTCTGTGTCCTCGATGGCATGGTCGATGCCGGCTCCAGCGCCTACCTCGTCGACTGTGTCCGGCGCGCCCAGGACTCCGGTCATCAGGCGCTCCTCCTCCGCCTCGACACCCCCGGCGGCGAGCTCGAATCCACTCGCGATATCGTCCGCGCCTTCCTCGGCGCTCGCATCCCCGTGCTGGTGTGGGTGGGACCTTCCGGCGCCAGGGCCGGCAGTGCCGGAGTCTTCATCACCCTCTCCTCCCACCTGGCCGCCATGGCCCCCGGCACCAACATCGGCGCCGCCCACCCCGTCGTCGGTCTCACCGGACAGGACCCCGAGGAGGCCGGCGGCAAGGAGATGGCCCGGAAGATCGAGAACGACGCCGTCGCCTTCGTCGAGGCCATCGCCAAACAGCGCGGCCGCAACGTCGAGTGGGCCATCAGCGCCGTCCGCCAGAGCGAGAGCGTCCCCGCCGAGAGGGCCCTCGCGCTGCACGTCATCGAGCACGTCGCCCCCACCCAGGAGGCCTTTCTCGAATGGGCCAACGGCCGCACCGTCACCGTCGCCGACACGCCCGTCACCCTGCGCACCGCCAACGCCCAGGTGGTGGAGCTCGCGCCCTCCCTCTCCCAGCGCGTCCTCCACGTCCTCGCCCAGCCCGCCGTCGTCTACGTCCTCTTCCTCATCGCCGGCCTCTGCATCACCGTGGAGCTCACCCACCCCGGCCTCTTCGCCCCCGGCATCGTCGGCGTGGTGTGCCTGGTGCTCGCCCTGCTCGCCTCCTCCGCCCTGCCCGTGCGCACAGGCGCCCTCGTCCTGTTGTTGCTCGGCGTCGCGCTGCTCGTCGCCGAGCTCTTCGTCACCAGCGGCCTGCTCGGCGCCACCGGCACCGTGCTGCTCGTGCTCGGCGGCGTGTTCCTCGTCGACCGCTTCGACGCGGACTGGTTCGTCGACCGTCCCCTGCGGATTCCCCTGCAGACGCTCATCCCCACCGCCGTCTTCTTCGCCGGGGCCGCCGTCTTCCTCGCCTTCCGCGCCGCCGAGACCCGACACAAGCCCCAGCTCGCCGGAGACGTGGGCCTCGTGGGCGAGGTGGGCCAGGTACTCGAGGCCGTCTCGTCCTCTGGCGGCGAGGTGTTCGTCCACGGCGAGCGCTGGTCCGCTGTCTCCTCCTCGCCCCTGGCCCCCGGCGCCCGCGTGGTGGTGCGCCGCGTGGAGGGGCTCACCCTCTTCGTCGACGAGGTGAAGCCATGAACGACTTCTTCCTGAATGCCCTCGGGCTGCTCATCCCCCTGGGCATCCTCGTGCTCCTCTTCCTCTCCGGCGTGCGCATCGTCAACGAGTACGAGAGCGGCGTCGTCTTCCGCCTCGGCCGCTTCGTGGGCCTCAAGCGCGCCGGCTTCCGGTGGATCATCCCCTTCGTCGAGCGCATCGTCATCATCGACATGCGCACCGTCGCGCGCGACGTGCCCCCTCAGGACGTCATCACCCGGGACAACGTCAGTGTGAAGGTGAGCGCCGTCGTCTACTTCCGCGTCATCCACGCCGACAAGGCCGTGCTCCAGGTCGAGGACTACCTCTACGCCACCAGCCAGCTCGCTCAAACCACCCTGCGCGCCATCCTCGGACAGGTGGAGCTGGATCAGCTCCTCTCCGAGCGCGACCGCGTCAACCGCGACATCCAGAAGGTGCTCGATGCCCACACCGACCCGTGGGGCATCAAGGTCTCCAACGTCGAGGTGAAGCACATCGACCTGCCCGTGGAGATGCAGCGCGCCATCGCCCGCCAGGCCGAGGCCGAGCGCGAACGCCGCGCGAAGATCATCGCCGCCGAGGGCGAGCACCAGGCCGCCGAGAAGCTCTTCCTCGCCGCCGACGTGCTCAACCGCAACCCCATCACCCTCCAGCTGCGCTACCTGCAGACGCTCGTGGAGATAACGGGCGGTGGCAACCAGACCATCATCCCCATTCCCCTCGACCTCATACGCGCCCTCGGCCTGCAACCGAAGTGAGTGCCGGACGCCCCGGTGCGCTCAGCTCCTTCGCTCCTCCGTGGGGGCGGGGACCTCGGCGTCCTCGTACATCTCGCGCTTCTCCAGCGCGATCGCGTCCCGGCCGAGCCGCAGCGACGCCAGCGCGAACACCGCGATGACGCCCAGCAGCACCACGCCCACCGAGAAGGACACCACCGGCAGCACATCCGGCACGCCGAAGCGCCGCTGCGACAGGTACAGCAGCGAGGTCAGCACGAACGAGATGAGCGCCCCGTAGTCCATCCCCATCGCCCGCGCCAGCAGCAGGTGCCTCCGGTCCAGGATGGCCACCTCCGCCTTCAGCAGCTCGCGTCGCGGATCTCCCTTCGGCAGCGAGCGCCACTCGCGCAGCATCTCCCGCATCCGGGACGTCATCCGCCCAATCTGGTTGTCCAGCCCCGTGGCCAGGATGCCGCACGCGGACACCATGACCGCCGGTGTCACCGCCGCTCCGATGACCCGGATGGAAGAGATGTCCACGCCGCCCGTCGCGTCCATGGGCCCTCCTCTGACCCACCCGACCCGCCCGGCGCAAGCCCGGCCGCCTGCTCCCCCCCATCCTCACAGTGGTTTCATGACAGTGACAAATCGACAGTGACGACTTGACACCAGAACTGTCGGGTCCTACTGTCTGGGTCGTGAGCACAACGAAGACATCCAAGGAGTGGAAGCTGACGGAGCTGGCCGAGGCGGCGGGCGTGTCCCCCCGGACCGTGCGCTACTACGTCCAGCGTGGACTCCTGCCCGCCCCGCCCTTCAAGGGGCCGGACACCGTCTACGGGGAGGACCACCTGCTGCGCCTCAAGGCCATCCGCGCCCTACAGGCGAAGTTCCTCCCGCTCGATGCCATCCAGGTGGAGCTGGCGCGGCTGGGTCCCGATGAGCTGAAGGCGCTCGCCGACACGGACTCCGCCCGCCTTGCGTCCCCCACCGCCGAGGCCCCCGCCCCGGCGCCTCTCCCGAGCCCGGAAAAGGCCGAGGCGTCTGTCTCCCCCTCGGAGGGGGTGACAAGCTGGCGCCGGTGGGAGCTGGCACCAGGGCTGGAGCTGCACCTCGCCGATACGGCGGACGCGAAGACCCGGGCGCTCGTGGAGCGTGTGCGCGCCCTCATCCAGGAGTCCCAGGAAAGGTAGAGCCATGGAGAACGTCGAGAACGTCAAGGCAGGGCTGTACACGCAGAGCGGTGCCCAGGTTCCCCTTCAGGGCGTGGACGTTACCGGTGAACTCCTCGGCGGCCATGCCAGGGTGCGCGTGCGCCAGCGCTACCGCAACGCCGAGTCCAGGCCCGTCGAGGCCGTCTACGTCTTTCCGCTGCCCTCCGACGCCACGCTCACCGCGTTCTCCATGGAGTGTGCCGGGCGCCGCGTGCACGGCATCCTCAAGGAGCGCGAGGAGGCCTTCCGCGCCTATGACGACGCGGTGACGGCCGGCCACGGCGCCGCGCTGCTCGACCAGGAGCGCCCCAACGTCTTCACCGCCCAGGTGGGCAACCTCCTGCCCGGCGAGGAGACGCTCGTCGAGGTGGAGTTCCTCCAGGCCATCCAGGTGGAGGAAGGCTGCGTGCGCTGGGCCCTGCCCACCCTCGTCGCCCCCCGCTACATCCCTGGCAACTCCCAGGGTGACCGCACCGCCCACGGCGCGGCCAATCCCACCAACCGCGTGCCCGACGCGGACCGCATCACCCCGCCCGTGGGCGACGCGCGCTACGGCCTCACGTTGGACCTGCTCGTCTCGCTCGGCCGCGAGGTGGTGGTGGAGAGCCCCTCGCACAAGCTGGACGTCTCCCGCGCCGAGGGCGGCATGCGCGTGAAGCTCTCCCAGCCAAACGTGGCGCTGGACCGCGACCTCGTGCTCAGCGTGCGCAGCCCCGACACAAGCACCCCGCTCACCACGCTCGTCACCCACCGCAAGGGCCAGGAGCCCGGCACCTTCGCGCTCACCGTGGTGCCGGACCTGCTCGGCATGGCCGCGGGCCCCAAGCGCCAGGAGGTGGTGTTCGTCGTGGACACCTCCGGATCCATGGACGGCGAGAGCCTCCCCCAGGCCCAGGGCGCGCTCCGCCTGTGCCTGCGCCACCTGCGCGAGGGCGACCGCTTCAACATCATCGCCTTCGAGAACTCCTTCCGCCTCTTCTCGCCGGAGCCCGTCGTCTTCACCCAGAAGACGTTGGAGCAGGCCGACCGCTGGGTGGCCGCCCTGCACGCCAGCGGTGGCACCGAGCTGCTCGAGCCCATGCGGGCCGCCGTGCGGGCCGTGCCGGATGGCGTGGTGGTGCTCCTCACGGATGGCCAGGTGGGCAACGAGTCGGAGATCCTCGACGCGGTGATGGCCGAGCGGAAGACGGCGCGCCTCTACTCCTTCGGCATCGGCACCAACGTGAGTGACGTGCTGCTCAAGGACATGGCCCGGCAGACGGGCGGCGCGGTGGAGTTCATCCACCCCGGCGAGCGCATCGACGACAAGGTGGTGGCCCAGTTCTCCCGCGCGCTCGCGCCGCGCGTCACCGGCGTGGAGGTGCGCTTCGAGGGCGTGGAGGCCTCGGAGCTGGCCCCCGCCGAGCCGCCGCAGCTCGTGGACGGCACGCCGTGGAGCCTCTTCGGCCGCTACACCACGCCCGGCTCGGGCAGGGTGGTGCTCAAGGGGAAGTCGGGCGCGGAGACGTTCTCGCTCTCCATCCCCGTGAGCTTCCCCGCCGAGAGCGATAGGCCCGCGGTGGAGAAGCTGTGGGCCGCCGAGCGCATTCGCGCCTGGCAGGACGCCGCGCTCGTGGGCCGGCGCGCCCAGGCCCTCAAGGAGCGCATCGTCCAGCTCGCGCTCGCGCACGGCATCGTCACGCCGTACACCTCCTTCGTCGTGGTGGAGGAGCGCACCGGCGAGCGCCGCGCCTCGGGCCAGCCCGAGACGCGCGTCGTCCCCGTCCACGCCCCCGCCGGCTGGGCCATGTTCGGCACCGCCAAGCAGGAGGAGGCGGAGGGCGCGGCCATGCCCTCCCTGGCCGCGGCGACGCCCCGGAACCGCGGGGCGGCCCCGAAGAAGGTGGCCGCATCCTTCGCGAATGTCTCCGCGGGTGCGCCACCGCCCCCCTCGCCCGTCCGGTACGCGTCCGCTCCGGCCGCAATGCCTCCTCCGGCTCCCGGCGCGCCGGCTCCCGCGGCGGCGGCTCCCGTGGTAGCCGCCGCCCGGCCCCAGGAGCAGGCGAAGGGTGGTGGCTTCTTCGAGCGGCTGCTCAGGAGCAAGGCGAAGGAGGTTGCGTCCTCGGCGGGGCCTGGCGGGGATGCCTTCGCGGCTCCCGAGCCCCTCTCCCTGGAGGCCCCCAGCGTTGACTCCCTGGACTTCGAGGGCGATGACGAGGCCATCTCGGTGCGGCGCGAGGGATTGGCGGCCGGAGGCCTTGGAGAGGTCGCCACCGATGGCGGCGTGGGCCTGCTCGAGAAGCAGCTCGCCAGCGGCCTGTGGGCCGGTACGGGGACTGGGCCCGAGCCCGTTCGCCAGGCTCGCGCCACCGCGCTCGCCCTGCTGGAGTTGCTGCGCCTGGGGATTACCAGCAGCCACGCGTTGCACGGCGCCCAGGTGAAGAAGGCCGTCGAGGCCCTGCTCGCGCTCGTGCCACAGTTGAGTGGTGCTCCCGATGTGGCCGAGCTCGTCCTCGGCGTGGCCTGGCTCGTGGCCGCGGGTCCTCGCACCCGGGGACGGATTGCCCAGGCCGCTCAGCCCATCGCCGGGCTCAGCTCGCGGCTGGAGAACGAGGTGGCCCTTCGCCAGCACGTGGATGCGCTGGCGGCGCGGTAGAGCAGGCGGAGTCACGGAAGGGGAGACCCTCACCCCAGCCCTCTCCCAGAGGGAGAGGGAGCATTCACGGTGTCACGGAAGGGGAGACCCTCACCCCAGCCCTCTCCCAGAGGGAGAGGGAGCATTCACGGTGTCACAAGGGGGAAGACCCTCACCCCAGCCCTCTCCCAGAGGGAGAGGGAGCATTTACGGTGAGGAATCGGGTTGGACCCTCTCCCTCTGGGAGAGGGACGGGGTGAGGGTATGGGGTGGACTCGGGTTCCCCATTTCCCGCGCTCCACGGATTGGAAAACGGGGACAGGCACCCTCACCCTGACCCTCTCCCGGAGGGAGAGGGGATGAATGAATGGGAGCTACAGCGACTCCAGGAACATCAGCAGTGACTCTCGCTCCTCCTTCGAGAGCTGCTTGACCGCTTCCCTCGAGGCCTCGGCCTCTCCACCGTGCCAGAGAATGGCCTCCATCAACGAGCGCGCCCGCCCATCGTGCAGCAAGCGCGTGTGCCCGTTGACGGTGGCCGTCAGCCCGATGCCCCACAGCGGTGCCGTGCGCCACTCGCGCCCAGTGGCCTCGAAGTCCGGCCGCCCGTCCGCGAGCCCCTCGCCCAGGTCATGCAACAACAGGTCCGTGTAGGGACGGATCGTCTGTCCGGACAGCTCCGGGTAGCCCTCCAACATGCCCGTGGTGAGCGTAGGCCGATGGCAACCCGCGCAACCCACCCGGTGGAAGAGCGCCTTCCCCCGCAGCACCTGGGGTGAGTCCACGTCCCGGCGCGCCGGCACGGCGATGACGTGCGAGTAGAAGGTGAGCGCCGCCAGCCGGTTCGCCTCCACCTCCGGCGCTCCTCCCGAGGGCGCATCCCCGCAGGCCTGCTCGGCCGGGGTGCACGGCTGCGCGGGAAACAAGGGCGTGGTGAGCCCCATGTCTCCGAGGAAGGCCCCGGCGCTCTGCTGCTCCAGGTCCGGCTGGTTGGCCTTCCACCCGAAGCGCCCCAGCACCTGCCTGCCCTGACGCACGCTCCACACGCGGTTGGGCCGGCCGGAGATGCCATCCCCGTTCGCGTCGTCCGGGTCCGCCCACTCCAGCACCGTCTCCTCGGGGACCGCCGCCAGCAGACCGAGCCCATGCAGGGGTTGCGCGAGCCGCGGCGAGAGCATCGTGTCCGGATGCGGCGGACCGTGGGCCAGTTCCTCCAGCGCATACTCGGGAGCCATCAGGGTGAAAGGCTCACCATCCGCGAAGGTGCCCGGGCGCGGCGTATGGCGCACCACCAGCCGCGCCTCGGCCGGCACACCCGGGACCCCCTTCGGCTGCAGCTGGTCACCATAGGTGGGCTCCGGGAGCGGTCCACCGTTGGGCGCCATGCCCGGGATGCTCAGGCGAATCAGCAGCGCCTCTCCTGTGGAGCC
This is a stretch of genomic DNA from Archangium violaceum. It encodes these proteins:
- a CDS encoding glycosyltransferase; the encoded protein is MLDVVDIGDRSLASYRGVAPDEQLDELARVARELRGARILHLNATAYGGGVSEILRSSVPLLRALGLQAEWKIIRGDDAFFQITKRLHNGLQGAPGELSDTEKAVYLGNAQLNAPHLSEGYDFVIVHDPQPAAIPGLVHHRGPKWIWRCHIDTSHPNPAIWDFLLPYLGSYDAAVFTLQSFIPPRFPVRRVAIIPPAIDPLSPKNLSLPEDLARHILEWIGVRISHPLVTQVSRFDKWKDPLGVVAAYRLVRQRIPRLQLALLSSMAQDDPEAWDIYEKVRAETADDHLIHVFTNLVGVGNVEVNAFQSLSDVVIQKSLREGFGLVVSEALWKGTPVVAGRVGGIPMQMPPGTGGILVDSVEECADALLHLLRHPQEAHALGARGRERVRQHFLMPRLVLDELLLLEALAQERPVGDASREIVVESPLASEVGH
- a CDS encoding di-heme oxidoredictase family protein gives rise to the protein MRTRQGWTLAVVLGFSAMACRGEPPSPAPLDEVPPVRWDVVEPGEALSGGEAGTVTDASAQAFSQALPVLTLERRSGFVSGRGVFEIDWIPAPASSSRADRDGLGPLFHAVACKSCHVGNGRTAPPDEPGSTGEALLIRLSIPGMAPNGGPLPEPTYGDQLQPKGVPGVPAEARLVVRHTPRPGTFADGEPFTLMAPEYALEELAHGPPHPDTMLSPRLAQPLHGLGLLAAVPEETVLEWADPDDANGDGISGRPNRVWSVRQGRQVLGRFGWKANQPDLEQQSAGAFLGDMGLTTPLFPAQPCTPAEQACGDAPSGGAPEVEANRLAALTFYSHVIAVPARRDVDSPQVLRGKALFHRVGCAGCHRPTLTTGMLEGYPELSGQTIRPYTDLLLHDLGEGLADGRPDFEATGREWRTAPLWGIGLTATVNGHTRLLHDGRARSLMEAILWHGGEAEASREAVKQLSKEERESLLMFLESL
- a CDS encoding slipin family protein yields the protein MNDFFLNALGLLIPLGILVLLFLSGVRIVNEYESGVVFRLGRFVGLKRAGFRWIIPFVERIVIIDMRTVARDVPPQDVITRDNVSVKVSAVVYFRVIHADKAVLQVEDYLYATSQLAQTTLRAILGQVELDQLLSERDRVNRDIQKVLDAHTDPWGIKVSNVEVKHIDLPVEMQRAIARQAEAERERRAKIIAAEGEHQAAEKLFLAADVLNRNPITLQLRYLQTLVEITGGGNQTIIPIPLDLIRALGLQPK
- a CDS encoding helix-turn-helix domain-containing protein, encoding MSTTKTSKEWKLTELAEAAGVSPRTVRYYVQRGLLPAPPFKGPDTVYGEDHLLRLKAIRALQAKFLPLDAIQVELARLGPDELKALADTDSARLASPTAEAPAPAPLPSPEKAEASVSPSEGVTSWRRWELAPGLELHLADTADAKTRALVERVRALIQESQER
- a CDS encoding VIT domain-containing protein, which codes for MENVENVKAGLYTQSGAQVPLQGVDVTGELLGGHARVRVRQRYRNAESRPVEAVYVFPLPSDATLTAFSMECAGRRVHGILKEREEAFRAYDDAVTAGHGAALLDQERPNVFTAQVGNLLPGEETLVEVEFLQAIQVEEGCVRWALPTLVAPRYIPGNSQGDRTAHGAANPTNRVPDADRITPPVGDARYGLTLDLLVSLGREVVVESPSHKLDVSRAEGGMRVKLSQPNVALDRDLVLSVRSPDTSTPLTTLVTHRKGQEPGTFALTVVPDLLGMAAGPKRQEVVFVVDTSGSMDGESLPQAQGALRLCLRHLREGDRFNIIAFENSFRLFSPEPVVFTQKTLEQADRWVAALHASGGTELLEPMRAAVRAVPDGVVVLLTDGQVGNESEILDAVMAERKTARLYSFGIGTNVSDVLLKDMARQTGGAVEFIHPGERIDDKVVAQFSRALAPRVTGVEVRFEGVEASELAPAEPPQLVDGTPWSLFGRYTTPGSGRVVLKGKSGAETFSLSIPVSFPAESDRPAVEKLWAAERIRAWQDAALVGRRAQALKERIVQLALAHGIVTPYTSFVVVEERTGERRASGQPETRVVPVHAPAGWAMFGTAKQEEAEGAAMPSLAAATPRNRGAAPKKVAASFANVSAGAPPPPSPVRYASAPAAMPPPAPGAPAPAAAAPVVAAARPQEQAKGGGFFERLLRSKAKEVASSAGPGGDAFAAPEPLSLEAPSVDSLDFEGDDEAISVRREGLAAGGLGEVATDGGVGLLEKQLASGLWAGTGTGPEPVRQARATALALLELLRLGITSSHALHGAQVKKAVEALLALVPQLSGAPDVAELVLGVAWLVAAGPRTRGRIAQAAQPIAGLSSRLENEVALRQHVDALAAR
- a CDS encoding DUF2721 domain-containing protein, with the translated sequence MDATGGVDISSIRVIGAAVTPAVMVSACGILATGLDNQIGRMTSRMREMLREWRSLPKGDPRRELLKAEVAILDRRHLLLARAMGMDYGALISFVLTSLLYLSQRRFGVPDVLPVVSFSVGVVLLGVIAVFALASLRLGRDAIALEKREMYEDAEVPAPTEERRS
- a CDS encoding NfeD family protein, which produces MLGAFGRLAVVALALGVILLGQADGHADSPSPPTVSLCVLDGMVDAGSSAYLVDCVRRAQDSGHQALLLRLDTPGGELESTRDIVRAFLGARIPVLVWVGPSGARAGSAGVFITLSSHLAAMAPGTNIGAAHPVVGLTGQDPEEAGGKEMARKIENDAVAFVEAIAKQRGRNVEWAISAVRQSESVPAERALALHVIEHVAPTQEAFLEWANGRTVTVADTPVTLRTANAQVVELAPSLSQRVLHVLAQPAVVYVLFLIAGLCITVELTHPGLFAPGIVGVVCLVLALLASSALPVRTGALVLLLLGVALLVAELFVTSGLLGATGTVLLVLGGVFLVDRFDADWFVDRPLRIPLQTLIPTAVFFAGAAVFLAFRAAETRHKPQLAGDVGLVGEVGQVLEAVSSSGGEVFVHGERWSAVSSSPLAPGARVVVRRVEGLTLFVDEVKP